In the genome of Phlebotomus papatasi isolate M1 chromosome 2, Ppap_2.1, whole genome shotgun sequence, one region contains:
- the LOC129802558 gene encoding uncharacterized protein LOC129802558, translated as MQKFIISGPVYFQNTAWKLLLEALFKRIQVQDMSRKNRRKIGARPYCNYSDELLASVLKAVKDKEISIREAAKRYGIHRNTISNKLKVHEGSDIDEKSLVLLRKPGRQTVLPEHEEKLICAHIVTITTYGFPMTVLDLRIMVKNYLDRSGRKVDEFTDNMPGSVWAKSFCERHRTQICKRMSESVSRYRSGINNNTVNLFFRILEVELEGIPPEAIWNYGEINLTDGPSSSEIMCRRGDKYPELSQTATKVSTSIMACGNAAGAMAPFYVVYKADNLYPEWVKGAPPSTRFNRTKSGWIDTASFEDWFEFTMLPILCQQPGTKVLIGDDLCSHMSSHVITLCEKNDVKFIALPPNSGHLLQPLDMGFFGLLKDVWGTVLDEWKNSSAGRLTSYLPKTEIPKCLTVMIERMEPTLMENIKSGFEETGIYPINRDHVLQKLCVENNQ; from the exons ATGCAAAAATTCATTATCAGTGGTCctgtttattttcaaaatacagCGTGGAAACTTCTCCTAGAAGCGCTATTCAAAAGGATTCAAGTTCAGG acatgaGCCGTAAGAATAGGAGGAAGATTGGTGCGCGACCGTACTGCAATTATAGCGATGAATTACTTGCAAGTGTTTTGAAGGCTGTCAAGGATAAGGAGATTTCGATTAGAGAGGCAGCAAAGCGTTATGGAATCCATCGTAACACGATTTCAAATAAGTTGAAGGTTCATGAAGGAAGCGATATTGATGAAAAATCTTTAGTTTTGCTTCGTAAACCAGGCAGACAGACCGTTTTGCCAGAACACGAAGAGAAGTTGATATGTGCACATATTGTAACAATTACTACTTACGGGTTTCCAATGACAGTTTTGGATTTAAGAATAATGGTAAAAAATTACCTTGATCGGAGTGGTCGCAAGGTGGATGAATTTACGGATAATATGCCCGGTTCAGTTTGggcgaaatcattttgtgagagACATAGAACACAGATTTGTAAAAGGATGTCTGAGAGTGTATCACGATATCGATCTGGTATCAACAATAATACAGTCAATTTGTTTTTCAGAATTCTTGAGGTTGAACTCGAGGGTATTCCCCCAGAGGCAATATGGAACTATGGTGAAATTAATCTAACTGATGGTCCTAGTTCTAGCGAAATTATGTGCAGAAGAGGAGATAAGTATCCAGAATTGTCTCAGACTGCTACTAAAGTTTCCACTTCAATTATGGCTTGTGGAAATGCAGCAGGTGCTATGGCTCCATTTTATGTAGTTTATAAAGCAGATAACTTATACCCCGAATGGGTTAAAGGAGCACCTCCATCTACTAGGTTTAACAGGACCAAAAGTGGTTGGATTGACACAGCATCTTTCGAAGACTGGTTTGAATTCACAATGTTGCCTATCTTGTGTCAACAACCTGGTACGAAGGTTCTCATAGGTGATGACTTGTGCTCCCATATGAGTAGTCATGTGATCACATTGTGTGAGAAGAATGATGTGAAATTTATTGCACTCCCTCCAAATTCTGGACATCTTCTTCAACCGCTTGACATGGGATTTTTTGGGCTGTTAAAAGATGTTTGGGGAACAGTGCTAGACGAATGGAAAAACTCCTCGGCAGGAAGGCTAACTTCCTATCTTCCGAAAACTGAAATTCCCAAATGTCTAACAGTAATGATCGAGAGAATGGAACCTACTCTCATGGAGAATATTAAATCGGGCTTCGAAGAGACCGGAATTTATCCTATTAACAGAGATCacgttttacaaaaattatgtgTTGAAAACAATCAATGa
- the LOC129802542 gene encoding uncharacterized protein LOC129802542, whose product MSENLTIREQMQDLYQFFGHKDNIIWDCYQRDQRIHVRNKVALVFGLYREISTKDQDKDAINDAKDGDSEDKDLLEDKCDLESKELKKVSKKVLRKEKKLNKRIDDITDSIWRQAKYTDGILLMSIVYLAIVTSSDRNRVKIIEDADSLKDYSMYPVFRIMKCVKNKSSQDCCMIFVDDHARVYSNWQDFKNSTALPDSLVVAPRKGIYNCDSKGNVILEMFNTPASTIEYKILNGIDKAADIIGIISAVAALIAIGLIAWVPLAASIAVTIFTVASLVSAIAAAWSATRSATRLVDRKKHERPNTLDNSEARSCWLGAVGGATGLAAGLAGTGMSELIRNGQKIPTIMRCTVDAIAIANIIMQKLSLVNDYFDVMFRVKDRNVSALDFIRLAASVAVFIHSVNNFKVAKTVIKSHQQSTISAFREILSSDQQKAFDRMARETIRVRGEYAGNADIIRSLRNNPLTRENIDSRIQMNNLIRQQNWKDTSAHTANVLKNFKTSLHNDDLVATVVNIREKISEGSFVMFKDLVTAYVDIHGSRIEHELNRFIPVEEFMSSIFSVLCIEALKNEQTVDEYILDTKLSDRQYLFWQINKFYAKYRMQPPNKICNQCGGKYFNAQF is encoded by the exons ATGTCTGAGAATCTCACAATCAGGGAGCAAATGCAGGACCTGTATCAATTTTTTGGGCACAAAGATAACATTATTTGGGACTG TTACCAACGAGACCAGAGGATACACGTGAGGAACAAAGTTGCACTTGTGTTTGGCCTTTATAGAGAAATCTCTACCAAGGATCAAGATAAGGACGCCATTAATGACGCCAAAGATGGAGATAGTGAAGACAAAGATCTTTTGGAAGACAAATGTGATTTAGAATCGAAAGAGTTGAAGAAGGTTTCAAAGAAAGTACTTCGCAAAGAGAAGAAACTGAATAAGCGTATTGATGATATCACAGACTCTATCTGGAGGCAAG CAAAGTACACCGATGGAATTCTTCTGATGTCTATTGTGTACTTAGCTATTGTAACATCCTCAGATCGAAATCGAGTTAAAATTATTGAAGATGCTGATAGCTTAAAAGACTATTCAATGTATCCAGTGTTCAGGATAATGAAATGCGTGA aaaataaaagcaGCCAGGACTGTTGTATGATCTTTGTGGATGATCATGCTAGAGTTTACAGCAATTGGCAAGACTTTAAGAACAGTACAGCATTGCCTGATAGTTTGGTTGTAGCACCAAGAAAGGGAATCTACAACTGCGATAGTAAGGGCAACGTCATTCTTGAGATGTTTAATACACCAGCGTCTACAAtagaatacaaaattttaaatggtaTTGACAAAGCTGCTGATATCATAGGAATCATATCAGCAGTTGCAGCTTTAATAGCTATCGGACTTATCGCATGGGTTCCCTTAGCTGCTTCTATTGCTGTTACCATATTTACAGTCGCCAGTCTAGTTAGTGCTATTGCGGCTGCCTGGTCAGCTACACGATCTGCAACAAGGCTCGTTGACCGAAAAAAACACGAACGTCCAAACACTTTAGACAATTCAGAAGCCCGTTCATGTTGGCTGGGAGCAGTAGGTGGGGCGACCGGACTTGCGGCAGGATTAGCCGGAACTGGAATGTCTGAACTGATCCGGAATGGACAGAAGATACCTACTATAATGCGATGTACAGTTGATGCAATTGCCATTGCTAACATCATAATGCAGAAATTATCTCTAGTCAATGACTATTTCGATGTGATGTTCAGAGTAAAAGATAGAAACGTATCGGCTTTGGACTTTATTCGTCTAGCTGCATCAGTTGCTGTTTTCATTCACTCAGTGAACAACTTTAAAGTTGCTAAGACTGTGATCAAGAGCCATCAACAGTCAACAATAAGCGCTTTCAGAGAAATTTTGAGTTCCGATCAGCAGAAAGCATTTGATCGAATGGCTCGGGAGACGATACGCGTTCGAGGTGAATATGCAGGTAACGCCGATATCATCCGATCATTAAG GAATAACCCTTTGACGAGAGAGAACATAGATTCCCGTATTCAAATGAACAACCTGATCCGTCAACAAAACTGGAAGGACACGTCAGCCCATACGGCTAATGTTCTTAAGAATTTCAAAACAAGTCTCCACAATGATGATCTCGTGGCAACCGTAGTAAATATCCGGGAGAAGATCAGTGAAGGATCTTTCGTAATGTTCAAGGATTTGGTCACGGCATATGTTGATATACACGGAAGTCGTATTGAGCACGAACTCAATCGTTTTATTCCTGTTGAAGAATTTATGAGCAGTATTTTTAGCGTTCTCTGCATAGAAGCTCTGAAGAACGAACAAACCGTagatgaatatattttagatACTAAACTATCTGATCGGCAGTATCTCTTCTGGCAGATTAACAAGTTCTACGCTAAGTATCGTATGCAGCCTCCGAACAAAATTTGCAATCAATGTGGCGGGAAGTACTTCAATGCACAATTTTAG
- the LOC129802568 gene encoding neuropeptide-like protein 31: protein MKSIFVLCVVLMAFGANGEEMKDKRALLGFGYGYGGYGLAPYGGYPGAAGYVHGYHGYGYRGFGYPYDGYHHPYAYHPGAVAYQGAAFGYGSPFLH from the exons ATGAAGTCAATT TTCGTTCTGTGTGTTGTTCTTATGGCTTTTGGCGCCAATGGAGAAGAAATGAAGGATAAACGTGCACTTTTGGGCTTTGGCTATGGATACGGTGGATACGGATTAGCACCTTATGGAGGATATCCCGGTGCAGCAGGATATGTCCATGGATATCATGGTTACGGTTACAGAGGATTCGGCTATCCTTACGACGGTTACCATCATCCCTATGCTTACCATCCAGGAGCAGTAGCCTATCAGGGAGCCGCCTTTGGCTATGGTAGTCCTTTTCTGCACTGA